The Macaca thibetana thibetana isolate TM-01 chromosome 11, ASM2454274v1, whole genome shotgun sequence genome window below encodes:
- the RBP5 gene encoding retinol-binding protein 5: MPPNLTGYYCFVSQKNMEDYLQALNISLAVRKIALLLKPDKEIDHQGNHMTVRTLSTFRNYTVQFDVGVEFEEDLRSVDGRKCQTIVTWEEEQLVCVQKGEVPNRGWKHWLEGEMLYLELTARDAVCEQIFRKVR, translated from the exons ATGCCTCCCAACCTCACTGGCTACTACTGCTTTGTCTCACAGAAGAACATGGAGGACTACCTGCAAGCCTTAA ACATCAGCTTGGCTGTGAGGAAGATCGCGCTGCTACTGAAGCCCGACAAGGAGATCGACCACCAGGGCAACCACATGACGGTGAGGACGCTCAGCACCTTCCGAAACTACACTGTGCAGTTCGATGTGGGAGTGGAGTTTGAGGAGGACCTCAGGAGTGTGGACGGACGGAAATGCCAG ACCATAgtaacctgggaggaggagcagcTGGTGTGTGTGCAGAAAGGGGAGGTCCCTAACCGGGGCTGGAAACACTGGCTGGAGGGAGAGATGCTGTATCTG GAACTGACTGCAAGGGATGCAGTGTGCGAGCAGATCTTCAGGAAGGTCAGATAG